From Balneola sp. MJW-20:
TAAGACGTTAATACACGTCGGAATACGTTCAACAAACTTACAGATGTCAAACAGACTCCTACTTATAGGTGGTTTGATTTGCTTTCTCTTTGCCCCTGCAGCCATGGCGCAGCAGTGGAAGATCGTAGCAGAAACTCAAACCTTCAGGGACTACGAGCTCCTCAATGAAGAGCTTCGCCCGCTATCTCCGTATAGCCTGACTATCCCTTACTCAGGAGGAATGGACTACCAGGTACTCGAGCAATCGGTTGCAGAAAAAGATACTCTGCTTTCTGAAGAGTCAGCAATGGTGATGGCCCTTCCGGACCGGGAAAGTCCGCTGATCAGGGTATCAGAACCGGGAGTTTACAGAGATCAGAGAGTCAGATCTCTCACCATAAACGCTACCCGATACAGTGAAAACTCCTTATCGGTGGTTCGCAGGATGAAGATCAGGATCTACAAATCTTCGAACACGGTAAACATAACCTCATCAGCTGAATTGCTTGCAGATTCTCCGCTGAGTAATGGTGAATGGTTTAAGATCCCTGTCCGACGAAACGGGATCTATCAGATCACAACGGAGTATCTGGAAGAACTGGGAGTAAACGCGGATGATATTGATCCCAGAAATATTCAGATCTGGGGAACAGGCGGATTTGTATTACCGGAACTGAATAGTGATCCTGAGCCGGAATTTGTACAGATCCCGATCATTGTGAGTGGTCAGAGTGACGGCAGCTTTGATGCCAGTGACCGGATCATTTTTTATGCAAACAGCCCGAATCAGGTACAGGCAAATAATGGTTTATATGTCCATGATCTGCATCCCTACTCCGAGACTAATTTTATTTTCCTGACCATCAGTAATCAGCCCGGCCGGCGTTTAACTCCTTCTAATAATGGACTGAATCCATCCCGGACCATCACCGGATTTGATGATCTGATCTGGATCGATGAGGAGCTTAATAAGGCGGAAGACCGCCTCAAATCGGGCCGTTTCTGGCTTGGACAGCGTTTTAGGGCTAATCAAAACGGAATCTGGACTACCGTTCTGCAGGATACTCTACCTGGTATAAATGATTCCCAGCCAATACGTGTAACCGGAGAACTGGTCGGACGTTCGGAAAATTCTATGAATTTCAGTGTACGCCTGAACGGTACTTCAGTCACTTCGATCGGAGTTCCCAGCATTGGCAACAATGGATACAATTCAAATGAATATTATGCGGGCATCCCCAGAAGCTTCAGCACAGAGGTCAATACGACCGTATCCGACGGAATTCTGGATCTGCAGGTACAGATGAACCACAACGAACCGAATACGGAAGGATTTGTGAATTATATCCGGTTAACACTGAACCGGCAATTAATCGCTCAAAATGAGCACTTGTACTTTTACTCCCCCTTCGATGGTATAGATACTGAAGTAGCAAGTTATCAACTTCAGGGATTCAACAATGAACCGGTGGTTATGGAAGTCAGCAATCCGGTTGAACCAAAATTACTGAATACTTCAGCGGTCGGTAATAATTATACTGTCAACTACTACAGCGGTACTGACCTGCAATTTATCGCTCAGAGTTCTTTTTTCCAGCCGGAAGCCGGAGTAAGGATATCCAATCAGAACTTAAGAGGTATAGCCGGTTATCCGGATTACATTATAGTCACCACTGATCTTTTTGAAGAATATGCTCAGGATCTTGCAGATTATCGCTCCGCTGAATTGACTCCGGTTGTGGTCACCCAGGAACAGATATTCAATGAATTTTCAGGAGGCGTAACAGATCCATCGGCAATCCGTAATTATCTAAAATTCCTTTGGGACCGTGCTGGTATCGCAGGGCAGCCACTGCCAGAATATGTATTACTTTTTGGAGACACCACTTTTGACTACAAAGGGATCATACCGGATGCATTTACGAATCATGTACTGACCTATCAGAGTCGAGAATCCAATCACCGTACCCTGTCATTCGCAACCGATGACTTCTTCGGTTTCATGAATGATGATGAAGGAAACCTTCAGAGTGGTACAACTTCAAATTCAGCATTTGTGGATCTCGGTATCGGCCGAATTCCTGCACAGACCAGAGCTGAAGCTGCCGCCGCGATTGAAAAGATCAGGATCTATGAAGACCCGGCCAATACCGGCTCATGGCAGAATCTATTCACTTTCGTAGCCGACGACGACTACCCGGATATCGAGCGAAACAGAGATCTTCACGTACTGAATGCAGATGAAACTGCAAGCAGAATGAATA
This genomic window contains:
- the porU gene encoding type IX secretion system sortase PorU encodes the protein MSNRLLLIGGLICFLFAPAAMAQQWKIVAETQTFRDYELLNEELRPLSPYSLTIPYSGGMDYQVLEQSVAEKDTLLSEESAMVMALPDRESPLIRVSEPGVYRDQRVRSLTINATRYSENSLSVVRRMKIRIYKSSNTVNITSSAELLADSPLSNGEWFKIPVRRNGIYQITTEYLEELGVNADDIDPRNIQIWGTGGFVLPELNSDPEPEFVQIPIIVSGQSDGSFDASDRIIFYANSPNQVQANNGLYVHDLHPYSETNFIFLTISNQPGRRLTPSNNGLNPSRTITGFDDLIWIDEELNKAEDRLKSGRFWLGQRFRANQNGIWTTVLQDTLPGINDSQPIRVTGELVGRSENSMNFSVRLNGTSVTSIGVPSIGNNGYNSNEYYAGIPRSFSTEVNTTVSDGILDLQVQMNHNEPNTEGFVNYIRLTLNRQLIAQNEHLYFYSPFDGIDTEVASYQLQGFNNEPVVMEVSNPVEPKLLNTSAVGNNYTVNYYSGTDLQFIAQSSFFQPEAGVRISNQNLRGIAGYPDYIIVTTDLFEEYAQDLADYRSAELTPVVVTQEQIFNEFSGGVTDPSAIRNYLKFLWDRAGIAGQPLPEYVLLFGDTTFDYKGIIPDAFTNHVLTYQSRESNHRTLSFATDDFFGFMNDDEGNLQSGTTSNSAFVDLGIGRIPAQTRAEAAAAIEKIRIYEDPANTGSWQNLFTFVADDDYPDIERNRDLHVLNADETASRMNISDPGLRIKKIYEFAYPSEISGAGRQVPEATDDLINTVNNGTLVLNYSGHGNEQTLSDEELFRSELIPRFTNRNRLCVLVTATCQFGRYDDIDAQSGAEKMLFAENGGIVSAFTTTRVVYTNSSIGANNNFGLNVALSQSMLIQNTDGSQVRLGDIYRNTKNFQIGNSIIVSGINSKKFILLGDPALKFRIPKERAALASLNDFNNSGQDTVIQVRALDQVDLSGELRDLQGNLLSGFNGEADITVFDAPRKVGLPERDWVLEERCNLEDCAYTTENDILFRGKAAVENGLFSTTFILPKDISNSDSLGRIVLFAQDNSITAGGSFDRVRFRGQNPDAINDGQGPSLDLYLNDERFVNGNLVSDSPKLVVELEDESGINTTGTGVGHEIIATIDTKPKQTIVLNEFYEGELNDYTRGRIEYPLDQIPDGSYTLNVRAWDVHNNPSEKSIFFEVASQDDLQIRSAYNYPNPMSNTTQFTFEHNQPGNPMDVSIRIYTLSGKPVQHLQESILTNSSYASISWNGRDRDYDRLGNGTYIYVLRVTADTPQGRKSTEKIEKLVIIR